The nucleotide window GGACTTGCCATGGAGTATCTATTACCTCTATTGTTCCATTGAAAGTTGGCTTTCAAATGAGGTGTGATCTTACCAGTAACAGAATCTACGGATACTGCACATCTTAGTAAAGTACCTTGACCACCACATGAGGGACAGAAATGTTTGACTTTACCGTCCTTAGGAATGGGGAAAAGACGGAAACATGCGTGACATCTTAGCATGTAATTACGAAGTCTCTTGATTCTTAACCCAGACATAAAATTCATAAGGTTTAAGTTCAATTGAAGGGCAACGTTTTGTACTGCAAAATCCCCAGTAGCAAGTGCTACTTGATTTCTAGGCAAATTTAGTGCATCACTCCCATTATCTATAGCTTCTATACCTTGAGATCCCGTGGTATCTTCACCGCTGTCCTTTATTATAGCTTCTGTTAAATTATCAGGGGTAATCCaatcaccatcatcatcttcgtcGTTGTCTAGCTCTTCGGGTGTTTGCTCATCTTTTACTTCTTCCTCGACAGCggtttcttcttgatgCTTAACTTCATCTGAAATAAcagcttcttcttccttttcagcaGCTGGCACTACCTTTGTCGTTTCAGCTTCTGCTGCTTGGGCTGCCAACATGGCTTCTCTTTTGGccttttgtttcttacCACCTCTTCTACGAGGTTTCTTCTTTACTAATAATTCCTCTTCAACAGTGCTctcctttttctttttcctttccttttccttcaattccttttcttcctctttcaAACATTCCAATACATCACCTGGCTTCTGTCTCAACCTCCAATCGCCTTTATTCAAAGTAACTTCCAGTTGATAAGCCAACGCCAAGATGTGGATATCGTTAGCACTCAAGACAGAATAATCACCAGTTAACTTAGCAAACTTACTAACACGTTCAATGGCCTCCTCTCCCGGGTGCACCAGCTTCAAAGCACCCAaatctttccaaatgtCCAAATTTTTCCTAGCTTGTTCATCTTTGATTTCATGGAACACCGTCGGTGTAGTGTAGAATTCCTGTGCGTAGTTCTGATAATGCGTGTAAGATTGTGTGATTAACGGAGTGGCATCCAGGACTAATGCCTTCACGTGAGGATGTGTATTAACAGACATTCTTTGACTCTTTTCCTCTTACACTTTGCATAGAGAAgaatatcatcttcatttgataatttttcatttttcatctCATCgcttcaaaaattttccaaatactGATTACGTAAGAGAGTGTTGAAATGGGatttccattgaaaataatcCAATCAAGAACATTAAACTGCCATAAATGGTAGGGATTATGCTAATATGCCAGAAATAAAACACATTCCTTTGAgctattttctttttcactAGCTAAAATACACAGTCGACCGGCCCCAGCGTTAGCTCCAACTTCGAGTCTTACAGATATAGATACCTCTTTGTACATCAAAAATAAAGTGTGTCTATGCACCCTTTGGTTGAAGGATACCCCTTCAAAGACTGTTAAGTATATTGAAACAGAATTAGGTTTGGTCAATGAGCTCAGCGCCAATCTGTGACGTCAATTCACTTACCAGCCGCTGTATCGTTCTTCCCACAATTATCCATTGCTCATAGAATAATCCTAGGAAGCAGTTCTGTTTCGAGGACTTGCAGAGTCCGCCTATTACCTTTTTCGGATTTTCTGCTCCTGCCCTTTTTCTCTTGAAAACAAGGGATTTTATCGATCGTTTTAGAAATCTGCATGAAAAAATGCCTTTCTTGCCTTCAAAAGGATTTGCATTGTTATGAgtcttcttcatctgcTTGACCAGGGGGTGAAAGTATGCCCAGTTCCTCCAGCTTTTACAACAATGGCTTTCCGTTACAAAATGACCCAAATGATACTATATATCAGGGAGACGCACTGACAGGGCTAATTGGCTCTCTTCTCATTTCATGCCTATCTCAGCATCTTTTAAAAGTTCAACAGATTCGAACtagaaatttattaaacaatGTTATTTTGCCAATGCACACTCTATGTTGTGGGTGCGCTCTATTCGTTAACACAAGTTGCCTACGgtattgaaattacaagGAATATGACAGTTAATATGTCCACGATTGACACAGACGTAATAGTCGACACCGGGTTTGGTGTCTCGTTTCTAAGTCAAGGGACTgtaccaatttcaatggatgGTGATATAACTAACAGCGGTGTCTTTTGCCTTGGTTTAACCAATTTTGGTACCATTTCCTCTGATAGCATTACAAACAACGGTCAGATGTTTCTACAAACTGAGGATATTGCGGGCTCAAAAGGTTTCCAGGCCACAAACTTATTGAATAATGGGTTGCTATCTTTTACACCTAGTAGTATTGGTAATATCTCGATTACCGGAAGCTTTATCAACAAAGGTGTGGtttatattaataatcCTGGTGGACCTGTTGCGCTTGAAGGACCTACAGGTGGGATTGTTAATGATGGTGTCGTAAAAGTTTACGGTGGACCTGTGTCAGAGTACATATCGTTTTCGGGCATTGTTGGAACAGGTTGtatttatttctattaCAGCTACTCGCCGAATATCGATCTTTCTAAACCATTTAACCAAACAATATACGCACCAATAAATTTGTGGATGTCATTTACGGGACCGCAACTTGCAGAATCTATTCCGGTGGTGAGACTTCCCCCGGACACTTATGCATATCTACTAGTTGGTCCACAAATTTACCAGGTACCAACATATACTTATAATAATGTCACTGGTATGCTACATATAACTGTTCCAACAGGgtcttttatttttgatgTAGGTCtcaatttgaattcaaGCCAGTTTTATGCCGGTACATGCAAAAATATTGGAGTTGGAACGCCCTGTATAAAGATACAGTCTAATTCTAATGCAGAAATGCCATCCAATTGCCAAGCAAGTATTGACGTAGACAAGGTAACTACTAACCTTTGCCCTGTTCAAAAAGCTCTCCCTGCACCTTTAACCACCAAAGCTTCATATGAGGGCAATACTATAACCAAGATAGTGTCTTATGAGACAACCTTGGATTCTGATGGACTGCCAAATACTCTTACTACAACGGAATATTTTATCCCATCGTTTAGTCTACCATCTCCATACACTACTACTGTAACCAATGGCTTGCTGACACAAACAGAAGTAGTCAGCTATTTTACCACAACTGGGTATCTTCCAAACTTACCTGAATTGACAACCCTTCCATACCTAGGGACCACAACTTCGACAATCAGTGTTCCATTTTCGATACCACATCCGTATACTAGCACGTTTACTGATCTTAACATGACAGTGTCGGAAATTATTTCATATTATTCCACTCTGAGTAACGGCAGACCTGCCACAGGCACTACCACCAAGACTTTAACCGCAACACGCTATATaactacaacaacaacagattATCCAATGGGTACGACACATATTAGCAAGGATTACACATCAGAAGGTACGTGGTCCAGTTCAGTGACCTATTCTACTGCAGTGGAGACGTACATTATTAAAATCTTGTCCACGGGGACAGGAATGGAAACTCTATCTacaatttattaaatactATGTAAGCCAACGTAGTAACtcttttcttaataaatattattttcaaactATTCTCTACCGTAACAAAAAATACGAAAACGTTTCCATGGTATCAAACCAAAATTTCATGTTAGACACCGACGCGGATAAGATGCAGATTTAAACAAATGACACCAGATGGGGATTACACGTATTGTTCTTTTTCCAGATGGCAGTACCTAGTTGGGATTTGCTATCACAATGGCTATCGAAAACGATTTGAAGCAAGCATACAAGACATTATATGATAAGAAGGATCCACAAACGGCCTTAACTCTGTACGATAAAGTTCTATCGCAGTCATCGCAAAATATCACGGCTCTCATATACAAGGCTGCATCTTTAGAGAAGTTATATTTTGGTTTCGCTGATTGGCATAGCGATGAAACGTTGCATAATGCGCTAGATTTACTGAATAAGGCGTTGAATGTTGCACAAGAGAGAGGTGACCGATCAAAGATTGCATTAGTCCATTTCCgtatatttatttatttctttaatctGAAAGAGTTCCAGAGAGCTAAGGAGAATCTTCAACTTTGCAAGGATTTGGGATATAATGATCCTACTTTGCCCATGTGGGAGACAAAACTTGaaacaaaattgaaaaaaatggcTAAGAAGGGTACCACCACAACGACTTCGAACACAACTAAGATAGAACCaacaaaaacaacaaacatTCCTTCACCCAAACCTGCTGATATACCACAGCCATTAGCAGCGGAAACAACACAACCTAAGTTTAGAAGTGATTGGTATCAATCATCAAACAAAGTGACATTATCTCTCTTTATTGGTAACTTACCAACAACTAAAAGTGATATCAACGCTAAGATTTCTGCTATTGATAAAAGAACACTTAACGTATCGTACCAGATTCCAAATTCCCATTCTGAATTTCAATatgaaatgaaattatcACATCAAGTGGACCCTGAAAATGTAACTTTACATGTTTTCTCCAAGAAACTAGAATTGACATTCACCAAACTGgaaaatcttcaatggaagACGTTAGAATACAAATCAGATCAGATGGAAACAACTGCTAAGAGTTTCGTGAAATCgacaaataatgaaactaGCACTGATTCCACATTAAATTACCCGTCATCAtcaaaaaaacaaattgacTGGTCAAAActtgatgttgatgaagaagaagaagatgatgatcaGAAGGGTTCAGCGGACGAgttctttcaaaaactaTATGCTGGTGCGGATCCTGATACAAGACGTGCAATGATGAAGTCATTCATTGAAAGTAATGGAACTACATTAAATACTAATTGGGAAGATGTGTCAAAAGGTAAAGTGGAACCTGCTCCACCCGAAGGTTCTGAACTAAAGCATTGgtaattttgtttcttaaGAATATCTCGTCGTTATATTTTTCCCTAGTttatagaatatattatattaatatatgaaatttttttaaatttgatcaatttttcatcgaAGAACTTGCCTGCATTAATTATTAATCGCAAACAATAATTTCAGTTTCATGTCAAACAGTAAACATGCTTTATATATCTCAGTttctaaaatattattcaatttacACAAGTTTCAGAGACAATACTGACGTCAGTTGAGTCACAAAAATCTTCGTTACCATCATGGAGATCTTCCCAAAAGATCTCTAACTTAACCTTTCCTTCAGGTGATTTagtaaagaaatatttactATTTTCTGGTTCCCTGTAAGGACTATGcaaattaaattcattgttAAACTTAAATGGAGTCCTAGGGCTAATGAGGGTGTTTGCATCCCCAATATTTGAGTTTATTGGACGAATAATTAATGGCTTTATAAACGATTTTGGGATATCTGTTGGTATCTTGGGCTTTTGCTTAATAGGTGAGCTGAGGGAAAAGGCTTGTTGGCCCTCACTTTTCTCCCCAAAAGGTTTTGGGTTGCGAGatgttaatgaaaatttattgattttgaatggAGATAAAAGTGCTGTATTTACAGGTGACATCAACTTCAATAAACTTCGTCCTATTATCGAGTTACTGTTTTGAGATACCTCAACTGTATTATTTGTGTCATTACAAATACACTTTGTTGATCGTCTTGGGGTATGCAATAAAACTTTTGAGGAGTGGTTAGGATTCTCGTCGAATGGTAAGTCTAAATGATGTACAATATCCATTATCCTTTGACCAGCAAAGGTGACAGTTTCTCCGGAATTTATTTCAGTTCTTCTTAAGTTATTTCCCAATTCCCTTATAATTTTTGGTGCtcttttcttaattttatttctaaGATTTTCCTCCTTCTTCAAGATCTTATAATAATTCCTCGAGGTTAATCTTTCTGAATGCTTTGAACTTTCTTCAACGTGGACGGCTTccttatttaatatttgtaattcttTTACGCaattcattattggatCAAAGGttgttatttttcttcttaagGCTTTTAATTCAGAATTATAAAGATCCAAGGTTGAGTTAACATCTTTGCTATTTTCAATGGACTTTAAAAATTGCTTTCTATAACTATGCTTGATATCTAATCGTGACCACagtatttgaatttcttccattttttccCTTAGTAATATGGTAGTACATTTAATATCAATTTGAGtcaatctttgaaattcaGTGGAAATTGCGTCCAAATCTTTAGATGTGAGACGAGAATTTGTCTTTAAAAAATTCGAGATGTGATCTTCTGTGGTATTAAGTTTGTTCCAAAGAGCAACacattttttcaataaaacaCCTCTTTGTTCACATCTATGGTAATACAAATTTTGGATTCGTTCAAACATTTCCAGTGCTTTATCCAGAGTGGAGTTGTCGATCACTTTAAAAGAATGATAAGTACGAAGAAAATTGAGATCGGAAGGCTTAATTTCTGTTTCTCCCAGCACTCCTATAAGAGCTAAAGTTGACTCAGTTATTGATTTAAGTTTTAAGGAAAAATACTGGGCTTTCTTTTTGCATACTCTAGTTATATGACAGACATTTTCGAAGTGAGGTTCAgttaaaataaatatttgattagAGGTGCCAAAGAGGGAGGATTCATACTTCTCTataaaaaacaaaaactgCTCATGGTTCAGCTTTTGTAAATCCAACATGTTTGACATATCGATCAATAAACTTGTCTCAGGAATAATGgaaatgatatttttttctttattttttaaactTTGGATGGTATCGGGAAACTTTGCTATTATCGTGCTTAATTTTATTAGTTGCAGCAATACTCGTTTCAAGTTTGGAATGTATTTACTATAAACCTCATTTGCGGccctttgaaaaatgtctTTTTGGACCAGCAATGTTCTACTTTTCCTTGGAGAACTTGACATATTTTtccattcatttaataatacagAGTTTCTGATAAATAAATCGGATATTGAAGAGATGCCATGAGGGTCCCCTAAACTAAATAACATTCCACGTACTAAT belongs to Naumovozyma castellii chromosome 3, complete genome and includes:
- the SGT1 gene encoding co-chaperone SGT1 (ancestral locus Anc_5.657), producing MAIENDLKQAYKTLYDKKDPQTALTLYDKVLSQSSQNITALIYKAASLEKLYFGFADWHSDETLHNALDLLNKALNVAQERGDRSKIALVHFRIFIYFFNLKEFQRAKENLQLCKDLGYNDPTLPMWETKLETKLKKMAKKGTTTTTSNTTKIEPTKTTNIPSPKPADIPQPLAAETTQPKFRSDWYQSSNKVTLSLFIGNLPTTKSDINAKISAIDKRTLNVSYQIPNSHSEFQYEMKLSHQVDPENVTLHVFSKKLELTFTKLENLQWKTLEYKSDQMETTAKSFVKSTNNETSTDSTLNYPSSSKKQIDWSKLDVDEEEEDDDQKGSADEFFQKLYAGADPDTRRAMMKSFIESNGTTLNTNWEDVSKGKVEPAPPEGSELKHW
- the NCAS0C05460 gene encoding uncharacterized protein gives rise to the protein MLFCQCTLYVVGALYSLTQVAYGIEITRNMTVNMSTIDTDVIVDTGFGVSFLSQGTVPISMDGDITNSGVFCLGLTNFGTISSDSITNNGQMFLQTEDIAGSKGFQATNLLNNGLLSFTPSSIGNISITGSFINKGVVYINNPGGPVALEGPTGGIVNDGVVKVYGGPVSEYISFSGIVGTGCIYFYYSYSPNIDLSKPFNQTIYAPINLWMSFTGPQLAESIPVVRLPPDTYAYLLVGPQIYQVPTYTYNNVTGMLHITVPTGSFIFDVGLNLNSSQFYAGTCKNIGVGTPCIKIQSNSNAEMPSNCQASIDVDKVTTNLCPVQKALPAPLTTKASYEGNTITKIVSYETTLDSDGLPNTLTTTEYFIPSFSLPSPYTTTVTNGLLTQTEVVSYFTTTGYLPNLPELTTLPYLGTTTSTISVPFSIPHPYTSTFTDLNMTVSEIISYYSTLSNGRPATGTTTKTLTATRYITTTTTDYPMGTTHISKDYTSEGTWSSSVTYSTAVETYIIKILSTGTGMETLSTIY
- the NCAS0C05480 gene encoding uncharacterized protein (ancestral locus Anc_5.658), producing MILQESLTDAEDNLEAVLKYVETQQRLVRGMLFSLGDPHGISSISDLFIRNSVLLNEWKNMSSSPRKSRTLLVQKDIFQRAANEVYSKYIPNLKRVLLQLIKLSTIIAKFPDTIQSLKNKEKNIISIIPETSLLIDMSNMLDLQKLNHEQFLFFIEKYESSLFGTSNQIFILTEPHFENVCHITRVCKKKAQYFSLKLKSITESTLALIGVLGETEIKPSDLNFLRTYHSFKVIDNSTLDKALEMFERIQNLYYHRCEQRGVLLKKCVALWNKLNTTEDHISNFLKTNSRLTSKDLDAISTEFQRLTQIDIKCTTILLREKMEEIQILWSRLDIKHSYRKQFLKSIENSKDVNSTLDLYNSELKALRRKITTFDPIMNCVKELQILNKEAVHVEESSKHSERLTSRNYYKILKKEENLRNKIKKRAPKIIRELGNNLRRTEINSGETVTFAGQRIMDIVHHLDLPFDENPNHSSKVLLHTPRRSTKCICNDTNNTVEVSQNSNSIIGRSLLKLMSPVNTALLSPFKINKFSLTSRNPKPFGEKSEGQQAFSLSSPIKQKPKIPTDIPKSFIKPLIIRPINSNIGDANTLISPRTPFKFNNEFNLHSPYREPENSKYFFTKSPEGKVKLEIFWEDLHDGNEDFCDSTDVSIVSETCVN
- the NOB1 gene encoding rRNA-binding endoribonuclease (ancestral locus Anc_5.656); protein product: MSVNTHPHVKALVLDATPLITQSYTHYQNYAQEFYTTPTVFHEIKDEQARKNLDIWKDLGALKLVHPGEEAIERVSKFAKLTGDYSVLSANDIHILALAYQLEVTLNKGDWRLRQKPGDVLECLKEEEKELKEKERKKKKESTVEEELLVKKKPRRRGGKKQKAKREAMLAAQAAEAETTKVVPAAEKEEEAVISDEVKHQEETAVEEEVKDEQTPEELDNDEDDDGDWITPDNLTEAIIKDSGEDTTGSQGIEAIDNGSDALNLPRNQVALATGDFAVQNVALQLNLNLMNFMSGLRIKRLRNYMLRCHACFRLFPIPKDGKVKHFCPSCGGQGTLLRCAVSVDSVTGKITPHLKANFQWNNRGNRYSMASPLSKNSQKKYGKKGFVHSKQPEESLLLREDQKEYEKVMKQEDWTRRHNEKVLNNWIGGGSADNYISPFAITGLKQHSVRVGRGRYVNSNKKKGK